A stretch of Roseovarius sp. M141 DNA encodes these proteins:
- the rpsI gene encoding 30S ribosomal protein S9 has protein sequence MADEINSLEDLEAITSGTTNVEAAAPREPVRDALGRSYATGKRKDAVARVWIKPGSGKVVVNGKEMSVYFARPVLQMILRQPFTISGTEDQFDVMATVVGGGLSGQAGAVKHGISKALQLYDPSLRGALKAAGFLTRDSRVVERKKYGRAKARKSFQFSKR, from the coding sequence ATGGCTGACGAAATCAACTCCCTCGAAGATCTCGAGGCGATCACATCGGGCACGACCAACGTCGAAGCCGCCGCCCCGCGCGAGCCGGTCCGCGATGCACTGGGCCGCTCCTACGCCACAGGCAAGCGCAAAGACGCGGTCGCCCGCGTCTGGATCAAGCCGGGTTCGGGCAAGGTCGTCGTGAATGGCAAGGAAATGAGCGTGTATTTCGCACGTCCGGTCCTACAGATGATTCTGCGCCAGCCCTTCACCATTTCGGGCACCGAAGACCAATTTGACGTGATGGCGACAGTCGTCGGCGGGGGCCTTTCGGGTCAGGCCGGCGCGGTCAAGCACGGCATCTCGAAGGCATTGCAGCTGTATGATCCCAGCCTGCGCGGTGCGCTGAAAGCGGCAGGTTTCCTGACCCGCGACAGCCGCGTCGTCGAGCGCAAGAAATACGGTCGTGCCAAGGCGCGTAAGAGCTTCCAGTTCTCCAAGCGCTAA
- the rplM gene encoding 50S ribosomal protein L13, with translation MKTFSATPADIDKKWIMIDAEGVVLGRLASIIAMRLRGKHKASFTPHMDMGDNVIVINADKVQLTGKKRDKPNYWHTGHPGGIKSRTTGEILEGKYPERVVMQAVKRMLPGNRLSRTQMTNLRVYAGTEHPHEAQSPEVLDVKNMNSKNTRVAH, from the coding sequence ATGAAGACATTCTCTGCGACACCGGCAGATATCGACAAGAAATGGATCATGATCGACGCCGAAGGCGTCGTTCTTGGCCGTCTTGCGTCGATCATCGCCATGCGCCTGCGCGGCAAGCACAAGGCCAGCTTTACCCCTCACATGGACATGGGTGACAACGTCATCGTGATCAATGCCGACAAGGTCCAGTTGACCGGCAAGAAGCGTGACAAGCCGAACTATTGGCACACCGGCCATCCGGGCGGCATCAAGTCCCGCACAACAGGCGAGATCCTCGAGGGCAAATACCCCGAGCGCGTCGTCATGCAAGCGGTCAAGCGCATGCTGCCGGGCAACCGCCTGAGCCGCACGCAGATGACCAATCTGCGCGTCTACGCCGGCACCGAGCACCCCCACGAGGCCCAGAGCCCCGAGGTGCTGGATGTCAAGAACATGAACTCCAAGAATACGCGGGTGGCTCACTGA
- a CDS encoding PaaI family thioesterase yields MSLKMSVADLEAFMAAEFAQVARDFTVVSAAPMQLTLRLNVTDRHLRPGGTVAGPAIFALADVGVYLAVLSMIGPQALAVTTNCSLDFMRKPAADADLIAQVRLLKLGRVLAVGDVLIYSHGSPAPVARANMTYSIPPARQS; encoded by the coding sequence ATGTCGTTGAAGATGTCGGTCGCCGATCTGGAGGCTTTCATGGCAGCCGAATTTGCACAGGTCGCGCGGGATTTCACAGTGGTTTCGGCGGCGCCGATGCAATTGACCTTGCGTTTAAACGTGACGGACCGCCACCTGCGCCCCGGCGGGACGGTGGCCGGGCCGGCGATTTTCGCGCTGGCCGATGTCGGGGTCTATCTGGCCGTGCTCAGCATGATCGGCCCGCAGGCGCTGGCGGTGACGACGAATTGCAGCCTTGATTTCATGCGCAAGCCCGCAGCGGATGCGGACCTGATCGCACAGGTGCGCCTGCTCAAGCTGGGGCGCGTTCTGGCGGTGGGCGACGTCCTGATATATTCACACGGATCGCCCGCGCCTGTGGCCCGCGCCAACATGACCTATTCGATTCCGCCTGCGCGGCAGTCCTGA
- the trmFO gene encoding methylenetetrahydrofolate--tRNA-(uracil(54)-C(5))-methyltransferase (FADH(2)-oxidizing) TrmFO, whose translation MTHVLNIVGGGMAGAEAAWQAAHMGVQVVIHEMRPQVGTFAHRTGDLAEMVCSNSFRSDDDEQNAVGLLHWEMRAANGLIMQTAHKHRLPAGGALAVDRDPFAASVTAALCAHPNITVSGAEITELPKDGHWIIATGPLTSAALGQAIAAETGSDALAFFDAIAPIIHHDSIDMSRAWMQSRYDKGETEDERTAYLNCPMDRETYDAFIDALLAADKTEFHEGETAGYFDGCLPIEVMAERGRETLRHGPMKPVGLTNPHQPEVKPWAVVQLRRDNALGTLYNIVGFQTKMKYGAQADVLRMIPGLENARFARLGGIHRNTFLNSPTLLDDQMRWRAHPHIRFAGQITGVEGYVESAAMGLLAGRFAASNLLGHPLPSPPQDSAMGALIHHITGGAEAKTFQPMNINFGLFRAVEGLKGGRRGRTERYKAYTDRAKTAWQDWLDQCPT comes from the coding sequence ATGACACATGTACTCAACATCGTAGGCGGCGGCATGGCCGGGGCCGAAGCCGCATGGCAAGCCGCCCATATGGGCGTCCAAGTCGTCATCCACGAAATGCGCCCGCAGGTCGGCACCTTTGCGCATCGCACGGGTGATCTGGCGGAAATGGTCTGCTCCAATTCCTTTCGCTCGGATGATGATGAACAAAACGCCGTCGGTCTGCTGCATTGGGAAATGCGCGCCGCGAATGGCCTGATCATGCAAACGGCGCACAAGCATCGCCTGCCCGCCGGCGGTGCGCTGGCGGTCGACCGGGATCCCTTTGCCGCGTCCGTCACAGCCGCCCTCTGTGCGCACCCCAACATAACGGTTTCCGGCGCCGAGATCACCGAACTGCCCAAGGATGGCCATTGGATCATCGCCACCGGCCCGCTGACCTCCGCCGCGCTTGGTCAGGCCATCGCGGCCGAGACGGGCAGTGACGCGCTGGCCTTCTTCGATGCCATCGCGCCCATTATCCACCACGACAGCATCGACATGTCGCGCGCCTGGATGCAGTCCCGATATGACAAGGGCGAGACAGAGGATGAGCGCACCGCCTATCTGAACTGCCCGATGGACCGCGAGACCTACGACGCTTTCATTGACGCGCTGCTCGCCGCCGACAAGACCGAGTTTCATGAGGGTGAAACCGCCGGGTACTTCGACGGCTGCCTACCGATCGAAGTCATGGCCGAACGGGGCCGCGAAACCCTGCGCCACGGCCCGATGAAGCCGGTCGGCCTGACCAACCCCCACCAGCCTGAAGTAAAGCCATGGGCCGTCGTCCAACTGCGCCGTGATAATGCATTAGGAACACTCTATAACATCGTCGGATTTCAGACAAAAATGAAATACGGTGCACAAGCCGACGTCCTGCGTATGATCCCCGGTCTGGAAAATGCACGCTTCGCGAGATTGGGCGGCATTCACCGCAACACCTTCCTGAATTCACCTACCTTGCTGGACGACCAGATGCGCTGGCGCGCGCACCCCCACATCCGCTTTGCCGGTCAGATCACCGGCGTCGAGGGCTACGTTGAATCCGCCGCGATGGGCCTTCTGGCCGGCCGGTTTGCCGCATCCAACCTCCTGGGCCACCCCCTGCCCAGCCCCCCGCAAGACAGCGCCATGGGGGCGTTGATCCACCATATTACCGGGGGCGCCGAGGCCAAGACATTCCAGCCGATGAACATCAATTTCGGCCTTTTTCGCGCGGTCGAAGGCCTCAAGGGCGGGCGCCGTGGCCGCACGGAGCGCTACAAAGCCTATACGGATCGGGCCAAGACGGCATGGCAGGACTGGCTAGATCAATGCCCCACTTGA
- the gluQRS gene encoding tRNA glutamyl-Q(34) synthetase GluQRS, giving the protein MTFTTRFAPSPTGPLHLGHAYSAMLAHDMAAAENGQFLLRIEDIDQSRSRPEWEAQILSDLTWLGLSWPQPVMRQSDRMPIYQAALSALWRHGLLYPCTCTRRDIAAAAAAPQEGAPLTGPDGTIYPGTCRPDKPLEPITPSPPVGTALRLDIRAAQHALDNVPLTFLETGAAIDGRTGTISTTWSEVQTNIGDIVLARPAMGTSYHLSVVLDDADQHITLVPRGADLFDATVIHVILQHLLNLPTPTYHHHRLIRDDTGKRLAKRDDARAIAKYREDGATPQDIRRLLALT; this is encoded by the coding sequence ATGACTTTCACTACACGCTTCGCTCCCTCGCCAACCGGCCCCCTACATCTGGGCCATGCCTATTCAGCGATGCTGGCGCATGATATGGCCGCGGCGGAAAACGGCCAGTTCTTGCTGCGCATTGAGGATATCGACCAATCTCGCAGCCGCCCCGAATGGGAGGCACAGATTCTCAGTGACCTCACGTGGCTCGGCCTTTCCTGGCCTCAGCCGGTAATGCGCCAGTCGGACAGGATGCCGATATACCAAGCTGCCCTTAGTGCCCTCTGGCGCCACGGCCTGCTCTATCCCTGCACCTGCACCCGCCGCGACATCGCCGCCGCCGCCGCCGCGCCGCAAGAAGGGGCCCCACTGACGGGCCCGGATGGCACGATCTACCCCGGAACATGCCGCCCCGATAAGCCGCTAGAACCAATTACGCCCAGCCCGCCAGTCGGGACCGCCCTGCGCCTAGATATACGCGCCGCGCAGCATGCTCTGGACAACGTGCCGCTGACATTCCTCGAAACCGGCGCCGCAATCGACGGCCGCACGGGGACGATCAGCACGACATGGAGCGAGGTCCAGACAAATATCGGCGACATCGTCCTTGCGCGCCCGGCGATGGGCACCTCCTATCATCTGTCTGTCGTCCTGGATGATGCGGATCAGCACATCACATTGGTTCCGCGCGGCGCCGATCTGTTCGATGCAACCGTGATTCATGTCATCCTGCAGCACCTGCTGAATCTGCCCACGCCGACCTACCACCACCACCGCCTGATCCGCGACGACACAGGTAAGCGTCTGGCCAAACGCGACGACGCCCGCGCCATCGCCAAGTACCGCGAAGACGGCGCAACCCCGCAGGATATTCGCCGGTTGCTGGCTTTAACCTAG
- the hisI gene encoding phosphoribosyl-AMP cyclohydrolase: MRFDPASLTYNEAGLIPAIAQDAISGEVLMMAWMNAEAVARTLETGRVTYWSRSRRAFWIKGETSGHVQSLVEFRVDCDRDCVLLRIEQTGPACHTNRRSCFYTVVEDGMENIVMAPMAE, encoded by the coding sequence ATGCGCTTCGATCCCGCCAGTTTGACATATAATGAGGCAGGCCTCATCCCCGCGATCGCACAGGACGCCATATCGGGCGAGGTGCTGATGATGGCATGGATGAACGCCGAGGCCGTTGCGCGCACGCTGGAAACGGGACGCGTCACCTATTGGTCCCGCTCGCGCCGGGCATTCTGGATCAAGGGCGAGACATCGGGCCATGTGCAGTCTCTGGTGGAGTTCCGCGTCGATTGTGACCGCGACTGCGTGCTGCTGAGGATCGAGCAGACAGGCCCGGCCTGCCACACCAACCGGCGCAGCTGTTTTTATACCGTTGTCGAGGATGGCATGGAAAATATCGTGATGGCGCCCATGGCAGAGTAA
- a CDS encoding iron-sulfur cluster assembly scaffold protein, whose amino-acid sequence MTANTDMIKLYSSRILALAADIPRLQRLESPGATVRRRAPLCGSTVTVDLTCEGGKVADYGQDVKACALGQAAASVVGAHIVGCTGDQVRAGRDALKLMLTEDGPTPPAPFDGLEVLRPAQDYKNRHASIMLALDAAVEAMDAAC is encoded by the coding sequence ATGACCGCCAATACCGACATGATCAAACTTTACTCATCGCGCATATTGGCGCTTGCCGCCGATATCCCCCGGCTCCAGCGGCTCGAATCTCCCGGCGCCACGGTCCGGCGGCGCGCGCCGCTTTGCGGGTCGACCGTAACGGTGGATCTAACCTGCGAGGGCGGCAAAGTGGCCGACTACGGCCAAGACGTGAAGGCCTGCGCATTGGGCCAGGCGGCGGCCAGCGTGGTTGGCGCGCACATCGTCGGCTGCACCGGCGATCAGGTGCGCGCGGGGCGCGATGCGCTGAAGTTGATGCTGACCGAGGACGGGCCGACCCCGCCCGCACCCTTTGACGGGCTCGAAGTGTTACGCCCCGCACAGGATTACAAGAACCGGCACGCGTCGATCATGCTGGCGCTCGATGCTGCGGTCGAGGCGATGGACGCCGCCTGCTAA
- the recG gene encoding ATP-dependent DNA helicase RecG — MSSPQKGRPEALFPLFAEIETLPGVGPKTARMLATLHIEKPADLVFTLPQSGIDRRKRASILGADLPGVVTVEVTVGQHRAPAGRTGAYRVTVEDAQTTFQIVFFRAHDDYLRRALPTGARRIVSGKVELFDGAAQMVHPDYMLPTDEAQEIPDFEPIYPLTAGLTQGAMRKAVVGALTRLPDLGEWIDPGQRQQENWPDWADAVHAAHTPQLMADLGATHPARARLAYDELMAHQITLALARSQMKRSKGRATMGTGRLQARVMAALAYRATGAQTRAITEIAADMGRQIRMNRLLQGDVGSGKTLVALNALLVAVEAGGQGVMMAPTEILARQHLEGLRPLAEAAGVVLEILTGRDKGAERRAKLAALAAGDIQILVGTHAVFQKDVEFADLRLAIVDEQHRFGVRQRLELGRKGAAVDVLVMTATPIPRSLSLAQYGDMDISVLDEKPPGRKPIATALVNMGRLDEVVEKLRHAIGEGRQAYWVCPLVDESEVSDLSSAEERFRRLRAALGEGRVGLVHGQMPPEDKDAAMSAFQRGETSVLVATTVIEVGVDVPNASIMVIERAESFGLAQLHQLRGRVGRGTAASTCLLMYQSPLSEGGERRLTTMRDTEDGFRIAEVDLAMRGAGDVIGTAQSGLPRFRIADLEGQTGLMAVAQSDARKLLTDDPDLTSPRGQAARVLLWLMERDQAIRLISVG; from the coding sequence ATGAGCAGTCCGCAGAAAGGCCGACCAGAGGCGCTGTTTCCGCTGTTTGCCGAGATCGAGACGCTGCCGGGGGTCGGCCCCAAAACCGCCAGGATGCTGGCGACGCTGCATATCGAAAAGCCTGCCGATTTGGTTTTTACTTTGCCGCAGTCGGGTATTGACCGGCGCAAGCGTGCCAGCATTCTGGGCGCCGATCTGCCCGGCGTGGTCACGGTCGAGGTGACGGTGGGCCAGCATCGCGCTCCGGCGGGGCGTACCGGTGCGTATCGCGTGACGGTGGAGGACGCGCAAACCACGTTTCAGATCGTGTTTTTCCGCGCGCATGACGACTATCTGCGCCGGGCGCTGCCGACGGGCGCGCGGCGTATCGTGTCAGGCAAGGTCGAGCTGTTCGACGGCGCCGCTCAAATGGTGCATCCGGACTACATGCTGCCCACCGATGAGGCGCAGGAGATTCCTGATTTTGAGCCGATCTACCCGCTGACCGCTGGCCTCACCCAGGGGGCGATGCGCAAGGCTGTGGTGGGTGCGCTGACGCGGTTGCCGGATCTGGGCGAATGGATCGATCCGGGGCAGAGGCAGCAGGAGAACTGGCCGGACTGGGCGGATGCTGTGCACGCCGCGCATACGCCCCAGCTGATGGCCGATCTGGGCGCAACCCATCCCGCACGCGCGCGTCTGGCCTACGACGAATTGATGGCGCATCAGATCACATTGGCGCTGGCACGCTCGCAGATGAAACGGTCCAAGGGGCGTGCGACGATGGGCACGGGGCGGTTGCAGGCGCGGGTCATGGCCGCCTTGGCGTATCGCGCGACCGGCGCGCAGACCCGCGCAATTACCGAAATTGCCGCAGATATGGGGCGCCAGATACGCATGAATCGTCTGCTTCAGGGCGATGTCGGGTCGGGCAAGACGCTGGTTGCGCTCAACGCTCTGTTGGTTGCCGTCGAGGCGGGCGGGCAGGGCGTGATGATGGCGCCGACTGAAATCCTTGCGCGGCAGCATCTGGAGGGGCTGCGCCCACTCGCCGAAGCTGCAGGCGTAGTGCTGGAGATCCTGACCGGACGCGACAAGGGCGCGGAGCGACGCGCCAAGCTGGCGGCGCTGGCGGCAGGCGATATCCAGATTCTCGTCGGCACGCATGCTGTGTTTCAAAAGGATGTCGAGTTTGCAGATCTGCGCCTTGCCATCGTGGATGAACAGCATCGCTTTGGCGTGCGCCAACGGCTGGAACTGGGGCGCAAGGGCGCCGCTGTCGACGTGCTGGTGATGACGGCAACGCCGATCCCGCGTAGCCTGAGTCTGGCGCAATATGGTGACATGGATATCAGCGTGCTGGACGAGAAGCCGCCGGGGCGCAAACCCATCGCTACCGCGCTGGTGAACATGGGGCGCCTTGACGAGGTGGTCGAAAAGCTGCGCCATGCCATTGGCGAGGGGCGGCAGGCCTATTGGGTCTGTCCGCTGGTGGACGAAAGCGAAGTCAGCGATCTGAGCAGCGCCGAAGAGCGGTTTCGCCGCCTGCGCGCGGCCCTTGGCGAGGGTCGGGTCGGGTTGGTCCACGGCCAGATGCCACCCGAAGACAAGGACGCGGCCATGTCCGCCTTTCAGCGGGGCGAGACATCGGTGCTGGTCGCGACGACAGTGATCGAGGTGGGTGTGGATGTGCCCAATGCCTCGATCATGGTGATCGAGCGCGCCGAGAGTTTTGGCCTTGCGCAATTGCACCAGTTGCGGGGGCGTGTCGGGCGCGGTACTGCGGCATCCACCTGTTTGCTGATGTACCAATCGCCGCTGAGTGAGGGGGGCGAGCGGCGGCTGACCACGATGCGCGATACAGAGGACGGGTTTCGCATCGCCGAGGTTGATCTGGCGATGCGCGGCGCGGGTGATGTGATCGGCACAGCGCAATCGGGCCTGCCACGGTTCCGCATTGCGGACCTTGAAGGGCAGACGGGGCTGATGGCTGTCGCGCAAAGTGATGCGCGCAAATTGCTGACGGACGACCCGGATCTGACAAGCCCGCGCGGGCAGGCGGCGCGCGTGTTGCTGTGGCTGATGGAGCGCGATCAGGCGATCCGTTTGATTTCAGTCGGTTAG
- the ligA gene encoding NAD-dependent DNA ligase LigA → MQDARKVSTLTEDEAQAELARLAEILLRANADYHGEDAPQISDADYDRLKSRNAEIEARFAHLKRADSPSDVIGSAPSERFAKVIHAQRMMSLGNAFDATEIAEFDARLRKYLGLPKDAPLRYTAEPKIDGLSLSLRYEVGRLVQAATRGDGAVGENVTANARMVKDIPQSLLDAPDILEIRGEVYMSHADFAALNTRQAEAGAKTFANPRNAAAGSLRQLDAEVTRARPLKFFAYAWGELSAPLADTQFDAIARLESLGFSTNPLTTLCDGPDDLIAHYAQIEQQRASLGYDIDGVVYKVDDLDLQRRLGYRSTTPRWAIAHKFPAELAWTRLEAIEINVGRTGALSPVARLAPVTVGGVVVSNATLHNEDYIAGRGSDGDQIRGGKDIRVGDWVQVYRAGDVIPKIADLDLDRRPEGAAAFVFPKTCPECGSDAIREDGDAVRRCSGGLICPAQAVEKLKHFVSRAAFDIEGLGAKQVEMFHGDDQLPIRTPADIFTLEARDKANLTKLANREGWGEVSARNLFDAIDKRRTVPLARLIFALGIRHVGEVAARDLARHFGRWQALVDAVDAAAPAAGCQLLADAAEVAERQLAAEEGRRARIKPARDAVWADIDGAAQTAWNDLIGIDGIGATVAVSLVTSFQQKAERASIDQLVAELTVEDVVTDDVGASPVAGKTVVFTGTLEKMTRAEAKARAEALGAKVSGSVSARTDILVAGPGAGSKATKAADLGVETMDEDAWLALIGGA, encoded by the coding sequence ATGCAGGACGCGCGCAAGGTAAGCACGCTGACCGAGGACGAGGCGCAAGCCGAACTGGCCCGGCTGGCCGAAATACTGCTGCGTGCAAATGCGGACTATCACGGCGAAGACGCGCCGCAGATAAGCGATGCCGATTATGACAGGTTGAAATCGCGCAACGCCGAGATCGAGGCGCGCTTTGCTCATCTCAAACGCGCCGACAGCCCCAGCGATGTGATCGGCTCTGCCCCGTCGGAGCGTTTTGCCAAGGTAATACATGCCCAGCGGATGATGTCGTTGGGAAACGCCTTTGATGCCACCGAGATAGCGGAATTCGACGCGCGTCTACGTAAATATCTGGGCCTACCGAAGGATGCCCCCCTGCGCTACACCGCAGAGCCTAAAATTGACGGACTCAGCCTGAGCCTGCGGTATGAGGTCGGCCGTCTGGTACAGGCTGCGACACGCGGTGATGGAGCGGTAGGCGAAAACGTTACGGCCAACGCGCGGATGGTCAAGGATATCCCCCAAAGTCTGCTGGATGCCCCCGATATTCTGGAGATACGTGGCGAGGTTTACATGAGCCACGCCGATTTCGCAGCGCTCAACACGCGTCAGGCCGAGGCGGGCGCCAAGACCTTCGCCAATCCGCGAAACGCCGCCGCTGGATCGCTGCGCCAGCTCGATGCTGAGGTCACGCGCGCCCGTCCACTCAAATTCTTCGCCTATGCGTGGGGCGAGCTGAGCGCGCCGTTGGCAGATACGCAATTCGACGCCATTGCCAGGCTGGAATCCTTGGGGTTTTCGACGAATCCGCTGACCACGCTTTGCGATGGCCCGGACGACCTGATCGCCCATTACGCGCAGATCGAACAGCAGCGCGCCAGCCTTGGGTATGATATCGACGGGGTCGTCTACAAGGTTGACGATCTGGATCTGCAACGGCGCCTCGGCTATCGCAGCACCACGCCTCGCTGGGCCATCGCGCATAAATTCCCGGCCGAGCTGGCATGGACGCGGCTGGAGGCGATCGAGATCAATGTCGGCCGTACAGGCGCGCTTAGCCCCGTCGCGCGGCTGGCTCCGGTGACGGTGGGCGGCGTGGTGGTCAGCAATGCAACGCTGCATAACGAGGATTACATCGCCGGACGCGGCAGCGATGGAGATCAAATTCGCGGTGGCAAGGATATTCGCGTCGGCGATTGGGTGCAGGTCTACCGCGCCGGCGACGTGATTCCGAAAATTGCCGATCTGGACTTGGATAGGCGGCCCGAAGGCGCGGCGGCGTTCGTATTCCCGAAGACTTGCCCCGAATGCGGATCAGACGCCATCCGCGAGGACGGTGACGCAGTGCGCCGCTGCTCTGGTGGGCTGATCTGCCCGGCCCAAGCAGTTGAGAAGCTGAAGCATTTTGTCAGCCGGGCCGCGTTCGACATTGAAGGTCTGGGCGCAAAGCAGGTCGAGATGTTTCATGGCGACGATCAGCTGCCGATCCGCACCCCTGCTGATATCTTTACGCTGGAGGCCCGCGATAAGGCAAATCTGACGAAACTGGCCAACCGCGAGGGCTGGGGCGAGGTAAGTGCGCGCAATCTTTTTGACGCCATTGACAAGCGCCGGACCGTGCCTCTGGCGCGTCTGATCTTTGCCTTGGGAATCCGCCACGTGGGCGAGGTTGCGGCCCGCGATCTGGCGCGTCACTTTGGTCGTTGGCAGGCACTGGTCGATGCGGTTGATGCAGCGGCCCCTGCGGCGGGTTGCCAGTTGCTGGCCGATGCGGCAGAGGTCGCAGAGCGGCAGCTGGCCGCCGAAGAAGGCCGCCGGGCCAGAATCAAACCTGCGCGCGATGCGGTTTGGGCAGATATAGATGGCGCGGCGCAGACGGCATGGAACGACTTGATCGGGATTGACGGTATCGGGGCCACGGTCGCGGTGTCCTTGGTCACCAGCTTTCAGCAAAAGGCCGAGCGGGCCTCGATCGACCAGCTTGTCGCGGAACTGACTGTCGAGGATGTTGTTACCGACGATGTCGGAGCCAGCCCCGTTGCGGGCAAAACGGTGGTGTTTACCGGCACGCTGGAAAAAATGACCCGCGCCGAGGCCAAGGCGCGCGCCGAGGCGCTTGGCGCCAAGGTGTCGGGCAGCGTGTCGGCACGCACTGACATTCTGGTGGCGGGGCCGGGCGCCGGATCCAAGGCGACCAAGGCTGCGGATCTGGGCGTGGAAACGATGGACGAGGACGCCTGGCTGGCGCTGATCGGCGGCGCATGA
- the ctrA gene encoding response regulator transcription factor CtrA, producing MRILLVEDDPTTSKSIELMLTHANLNVYTTAFGEEGIDLAKLYDYDLILLDIGLPDMTGHDVLRQLRLERIETPILILSGADDTESKIKGFGFGADDYLTKPFHREELVARIHAIIRRSKGHSQSIIRTGLINVNLDAKTVEVGGKTVHLTGKEYQMLELLSLRKGTTLTKEMFLNHLYGGMDEPELKIIDVFICKLRKKLSVATGGESHIETVWGRGYVLRDPEPSELDEQRLAVGA from the coding sequence ATGCGTATCCTTCTGGTTGAAGATGATCCGACGACATCGAAAAGCATCGAACTGATGCTGACACATGCCAATCTCAACGTCTATACGACCGCGTTTGGCGAGGAGGGTATCGATCTGGCCAAGCTGTATGATTATGATCTGATCCTGCTGGATATCGGACTGCCAGATATGACCGGGCACGATGTGCTGCGCCAACTGCGCCTTGAGCGGATCGAGACGCCCATTCTGATCCTGTCGGGGGCCGACGATACCGAAAGCAAGATCAAAGGCTTCGGGTTCGGCGCCGATGACTACCTGACCAAGCCCTTCCACCGCGAGGAATTGGTTGCGCGAATTCACGCCATCATCCGGCGGTCCAAGGGTCACTCGCAGTCGATCATTCGCACAGGGCTGATCAACGTCAACCTCGACGCCAAAACGGTCGAAGTCGGCGGCAAGACCGTGCATCTGACGGGCAAGGAATACCAGATGCTGGAATTGCTGAGCTTGCGCAAGGGCACGACCCTGACCAAGGAGATGTTCCTGAATCATCTCTATGGCGGCATGGACGAACCCGAGCTGAAGATCATCGACGTCTTTATCTGCAAGCTGCGCAAGAAGTTGAGCGTGGCGACGGGCGGCGAAAGCCATATCGAAACTGTCTGGGGCCGTGGCTATGTCTTGCGCGATCCCGAGCCGTCCGAACTGGACGAACAACGACTGGCAGTCGGCGCCTGA
- a CDS encoding DUF1153 domain-containing protein → MYLKKIEGVRAVTLPDGQVMTQADLPPVNTSRWVASRKLAVVRGVLYGLVTQDEACARYQLSEEEFVEWVRAVSLHGEEALKVTALKNYRQP, encoded by the coding sequence ATGTATCTGAAAAAAATCGAGGGGGTGCGCGCTGTGACGCTGCCGGACGGGCAGGTGATGACGCAGGCCGACCTGCCGCCTGTGAACACCTCCCGATGGGTCGCGTCGCGCAAGCTGGCGGTGGTGCGCGGCGTACTCTACGGGCTGGTCACCCAGGATGAGGCCTGCGCGCGATACCAACTCAGCGAAGAGGAATTTGTCGAATGGGTGCGCGCCGTATCACTGCATGGCGAAGAGGCGCTCAAGGTGACTGCGTTGAAAAACTATAGACAACCCTGA